A single window of Streptomyces xanthii DNA harbors:
- a CDS encoding ABC transporter permease — protein sequence MTADSTPALVQGAGGPGDDPTAPVGSSPAARGPRARDTKAYLRYAATKILGAAVSLFAVLVTSFFLFRLIPSDPVKQMTGGRKVSAEQLENLRHQFGLDQPMWKQFTSYIGDALTGDFGTSFQYHVPVIDKITAALPATLLLTGTAYVLYSALGIWLGTRTAWRNGSRSDRFNTAFALTLYSVPAFWLGLLLIIVFAVGVGPVPGLFPTGGLESGGESGFAYVVDVAHHLVLPVITLVAVGYAQTLLVMRSSLLDEMGSDYLTTARAKGLRDDVVRRKHAVPNALLPTFTLMFVNLGHVVAGQILVETVFSWPGLGGLFYSALSVPDLPLVQGLFFVFATAVILANTLADILYPLLDPRVGR from the coding sequence ATGACAGCTGACAGCACTCCGGCGCTCGTGCAGGGCGCGGGCGGCCCCGGCGACGACCCCACCGCACCGGTGGGGTCGTCGCCGGCCGCCCGCGGCCCGCGGGCCCGCGACACCAAGGCGTATCTGCGGTACGCGGCGACGAAGATCCTCGGCGCCGCCGTCTCCCTCTTCGCCGTCCTCGTCACCAGCTTCTTCCTCTTCCGGCTCATCCCGAGCGACCCGGTCAAGCAGATGACGGGCGGCCGCAAGGTCTCGGCGGAGCAACTGGAGAACCTGCGCCACCAGTTCGGCCTCGACCAGCCGATGTGGAAGCAGTTCACCTCGTACATCGGCGACGCGCTCACCGGTGACTTCGGAACCTCGTTCCAGTACCACGTCCCCGTCATCGACAAGATCACCGCGGCGCTCCCGGCGACGCTGCTGCTGACAGGCACGGCGTACGTTTTGTACTCGGCGCTCGGCATCTGGCTGGGCACCCGCACGGCGTGGCGCAACGGGTCGCGCAGCGACCGCTTCAACACGGCGTTCGCGCTGACCCTCTACTCGGTCCCGGCGTTCTGGCTGGGCCTGCTCCTCATCATCGTCTTCGCCGTGGGCGTCGGGCCGGTCCCCGGCCTGTTCCCGACCGGCGGCCTCGAATCGGGCGGCGAGAGCGGCTTCGCGTACGTCGTCGACGTCGCGCACCATCTGGTCCTGCCGGTGATCACGCTGGTCGCGGTCGGCTACGCGCAGACACTGCTCGTGATGCGCTCCTCGCTGCTGGACGAGATGGGCAGCGACTATCTGACGACGGCCCGCGCCAAGGGTCTGCGTGACGACGTGGTGCGCCGCAAGCACGCCGTGCCGAACGCGCTGCTGCCGACGTTCACGCTGATGTTCGTGAACCTGGGGCACGTGGTCGCCGGGCAGATCCTCGTCGAGACGGTGTTCTCCTGGCCGGGTCTGGGCGGCCTGTTCTACTCGGCCCTGTCCGTGCCCGATCTCCCTCTGGTCCAGGGCCTGTTCTTCGTCTTCGCGACCGCGGTGATCCTCGCGAACACGCTGGCCGACATCCTCTATCCGCTGCTCGACCCGAGGGTGGGCCGATGA
- a CDS encoding oligopeptide/dipeptide ABC transporter ATP-binding protein — protein sequence MKEQVTQGTRPLLSAEQLRLTFPGRRGAPPARAVDGVDLDIAPGEIVALVGESGCGKTSLARTLLGLEKPTAGAVTFAGKPLDYASRALKAYRKRVQLVLQDPSGSLNPRHTVYDAVAEGLRIHGYAGDERAAVSDALSRAGLRPPERFFLRYPHELSGGQRQRVVIAGALVLEPELIVADEPVASLDASVRGEILALLLRLRDELGLSALVVTHDLGLAWNIADRVAVMYLGRIVETGPVEDVLTAPQHPYTQALLSVLPEAPGDPVVLTGEPPDPSRVPGGCRFHVRCQVLARGSAEEAGVAEACRSEDLPVLSGGAATQVACHWAAARAAQ from the coding sequence ATGAAGGAGCAGGTCACGCAGGGCACGCGGCCCCTGCTGAGCGCCGAGCAGCTGCGGCTGACGTTCCCGGGGCGCCGCGGGGCGCCGCCGGCGCGGGCCGTGGACGGGGTCGACCTGGACATCGCGCCCGGGGAGATCGTCGCCCTGGTCGGCGAGTCCGGCTGCGGCAAGACGAGCCTCGCGCGCACGCTGCTGGGCCTGGAGAAGCCGACGGCCGGTGCGGTCACCTTCGCCGGGAAGCCGCTCGACTACGCGTCCCGCGCGCTGAAGGCGTACCGCAAGCGGGTGCAGCTGGTTCTCCAGGACCCGAGCGGCTCGCTCAATCCGCGGCACACGGTGTACGACGCCGTCGCGGAGGGCCTGCGGATCCACGGGTACGCCGGGGACGAGCGGGCGGCCGTGTCGGACGCGCTGTCCCGGGCGGGGCTGCGGCCCCCTGAGCGGTTCTTCCTGCGCTACCCGCACGAGCTGTCCGGCGGGCAGCGCCAGCGTGTCGTCATCGCGGGCGCGCTCGTCCTCGAACCCGAACTCATCGTGGCCGACGAGCCGGTGGCCTCGCTGGACGCGTCCGTACGGGGCGAGATCCTGGCGCTGCTGCTGCGGCTGCGCGACGAACTGGGGCTCTCGGCGCTGGTCGTCACGCACGATCTGGGGCTGGCCTGGAACATCGCGGACCGGGTGGCCGTGATGTATCTGGGCCGGATCGTGGAGACGGGTCCGGTGGAGGATGTCCTGACGGCTCCTCAGCACCCGTACACGCAGGCCCTGTTGTCGGTGCTCCCGGAGGCGCCCGGGGATCCGGTGGTGCTGACCGGGGAGCCGCCGGACCCGTCCCGGGTGCCCGGGGGGTGCCGGTTCCATGTGCGGTGCCAGGTGCTGGCCCGTGGCTCCGCCGAGGAGGCCGGGGTGGCCGAAGCGTGCCGCTCCGAGGATCTGCCGGTGCTTTCCGGCGGCGCCGCGACTCAGGTGGCCTGTCACTGGGCGGCGGCGCGGGCTGCGCAGTAG
- a CDS encoding SCO5717 family growth-regulating ATPase: protein MNSDRDDYRGGWDSPADDQSDAESSVEMTGEFTIDYAPPAWYTQNASGAGTPEPVTPAAPVPPPPAPTPPPAAAPVAPEAGSGAGNGDLESGATMRFSAAALKREFEELAALGEDRSGAGAAAAPAAAPSEGAADSESPRSWTDVHRVDGMGGADGSVGAGDATGAAGAGGSEVPEAVSGPESDVPDAPLSGAADSSASSDTTDSSGSSGSSDSSGSSDDGDFPLAAAAGGPVGEAADDAPESGEVEASAPEVPETPEVTDAPAAPEAAPEAAPAQADGDVAEQPGPAAWTPPPAPEGGVPPLPPTFQPAEPSAPAPAQQWADPTQAAPPAPQQPAAPQGWPAQQPPAAPAPAQPQPQAQPPAQPQGGYGFPQPQPAPSAPLPDANSPAPQGGYGFPQQQPPAPPQAQPQPPAQPQPGMPNPPAPQGGYGFPQQQPQPQPGQPLPPQQQGAPVPPQQPGAGYGFPPPQAAVPPQAPVPPQAAQPQPPAQPYPGQPQPGQQGQPQPGQPSAPHPGQPQPPAGTDPRTGAAWPQPVQHDQRQPTNVGGAPLGYTAAVELSADRLLNNKKQKAKSTRPGGGNSRFKLGGKKEEAERQRKLDLIRTPVLSCYRIAVISLKGGVGKTTTTTALGSTLATERQDKILAIDANPDAGTLGRRVRRETGATIRDLVQAIPHLQSYMDIRRFTSQAPSGLEIIANDVDPAVSTTFNDEDYRRAIDVLGKQYPIILTDSGTGLLYSAMRGVLDLADQLIIISTPSVDGASSASTTLDWLSAHGYADLVSRSITVISGVRETGKMIKVEDIVSHFETRCRGVVVVPFDEHLAAGAEVDLDMMRPKVREAYFNLSAMVAEDFVRAQQQQGLWTQADGQQPPTMAPPMPGQQQPYPGQQPYPGQQPPQAPYPQQGGVPPQAPPPGQPGYPAQPGQPAQPGQPGPMAHPGQPGQPGQPGQPGPQPGWGAPPPPQQAQAGQPGPPPGWQQPQPPQQ, encoded by the coding sequence GTGAACAGCGATCGGGACGATTACCGCGGGGGCTGGGACTCGCCCGCCGATGATCAGTCCGACGCGGAGTCCAGTGTCGAGATGACGGGCGAGTTCACCATCGACTACGCCCCTCCGGCCTGGTACACGCAGAACGCGTCGGGTGCTGGCACGCCCGAGCCCGTCACGCCCGCGGCTCCGGTGCCGCCGCCGCCCGCTCCGACCCCGCCCCCGGCTGCCGCCCCCGTGGCCCCGGAGGCCGGTTCCGGCGCGGGGAACGGGGATCTGGAGAGCGGCGCCACGATGCGGTTCTCCGCCGCCGCGCTGAAGCGGGAGTTCGAGGAGCTGGCCGCGCTCGGCGAGGACAGGTCCGGCGCCGGCGCGGCCGCCGCGCCCGCCGCCGCCCCCTCCGAGGGTGCGGCCGACAGCGAGTCGCCCCGCTCGTGGACCGATGTCCACCGGGTGGACGGCATGGGCGGTGCGGACGGATCGGTCGGTGCGGGTGATGCGACCGGGGCTGCGGGTGCCGGTGGTTCGGAGGTGCCCGAGGCCGTGTCCGGGCCCGAGTCCGACGTGCCCGACGCGCCGCTTTCCGGTGCCGCCGACTCCTCGGCTTCCAGTGACACCACCGACTCCTCCGGCTCTTCCGGCTCCTCCGACTCCTCCGGCTCCTCCGACGACGGGGACTTCCCGCTGGCCGCCGCTGCCGGTGGCCCGGTCGGCGAGGCCGCCGACGACGCCCCCGAGTCCGGCGAAGTGGAGGCCTCCGCTCCTGAGGTGCCCGAGACGCCCGAGGTCACCGACGCCCCCGCCGCACCGGAAGCAGCCCCGGAAGCCGCCCCCGCCCAGGCGGACGGCGACGTCGCGGAGCAGCCCGGTCCCGCCGCCTGGACTCCCCCGCCCGCGCCGGAAGGCGGCGTACCTCCGCTGCCGCCCACCTTCCAGCCGGCCGAGCCGAGCGCCCCGGCCCCGGCCCAGCAGTGGGCCGACCCGACGCAGGCGGCCCCGCCGGCCCCGCAGCAGCCCGCCGCGCCCCAGGGCTGGCCGGCCCAGCAGCCCCCGGCGGCCCCCGCCCCGGCCCAGCCGCAGCCTCAGGCTCAGCCGCCGGCCCAGCCCCAGGGCGGCTACGGCTTCCCGCAGCCGCAGCCGGCCCCGTCCGCCCCCCTGCCCGACGCCAACTCCCCTGCGCCGCAGGGTGGTTACGGCTTCCCGCAGCAGCAGCCCCCGGCCCCGCCGCAGGCGCAGCCCCAGCCGCCCGCGCAGCCCCAGCCCGGCATGCCCAACCCGCCTGCCCCGCAGGGTGGTTACGGCTTCCCGCAGCAGCAGCCCCAGCCGCAGCCCGGCCAGCCCCTGCCCCCGCAGCAGCAGGGCGCTCCGGTGCCGCCGCAGCAGCCGGGCGCGGGCTACGGCTTCCCCCCGCCGCAGGCCGCCGTGCCGCCGCAGGCGCCCGTACCGCCGCAGGCCGCTCAGCCGCAGCCGCCGGCCCAGCCCTACCCGGGTCAGCCGCAGCCGGGCCAGCAGGGGCAGCCGCAGCCTGGTCAGCCCAGCGCCCCGCACCCGGGCCAGCCGCAGCCGCCCGCCGGCACGGACCCGCGCACGGGTGCCGCCTGGCCTCAGCCCGTGCAGCACGACCAGCGTCAGCCGACGAACGTGGGCGGTGCCCCGCTCGGTTACACGGCGGCGGTCGAGCTGTCCGCCGACCGGCTGCTCAACAACAAGAAGCAGAAGGCGAAGAGCACCCGCCCCGGCGGCGGCAACTCGCGCTTCAAGCTGGGCGGCAAGAAGGAGGAGGCCGAGCGGCAGCGGAAGCTGGACCTGATCCGCACCCCGGTGCTCTCCTGCTACCGGATCGCGGTCATCAGCCTCAAGGGCGGCGTCGGCAAGACGACGACGACCACCGCGCTCGGCTCGACGCTCGCCACGGAGCGCCAGGACAAGATCCTCGCGATCGACGCCAACCCGGACGCGGGCACCCTCGGCCGCCGCGTGCGGCGCGAGACCGGCGCCACGATCCGTGACCTGGTGCAGGCGATCCCGCATCTGCAGTCGTACATGGACATCCGGCGGTTCACCTCGCAGGCCCCGTCGGGCCTGGAGATCATCGCCAACGACGTGGACCCGGCGGTCTCGACGACGTTCAACGACGAGGACTACCGGCGCGCGATCGACGTGCTCGGCAAGCAGTACCCGATCATCCTGACGGACTCGGGCACCGGCCTGCTGTACTCCGCGATGCGCGGTGTGCTCGACCTCGCCGACCAGCTCATCATCATCTCGACCCCGTCGGTCGACGGCGCCTCCAGCGCGAGCACCACGCTCGACTGGCTCTCCGCGCACGGTTACGCGGACCTGGTCTCGCGCTCGATCACGGTCATCTCGGGTGTCCGCGAGACGGGCAAGATGATCAAGGTGGAGGACATCGTCAGCCACTTCGAGACGCGCTGCCGCGGGGTCGTCGTGGTGCCGTTCGACGAGCACCTGGCGGCCGGCGCCGAGGTCGACCTCGACATGATGCGGCCCAAGGTCCGCGAGGCGTACTTCAACCTCTCGGCGATGGTCGCGGAGGACTTCGTCCGGGCCCAGCAGCAGCAGGGCCTGTGGACGCAGGCCGACGGTCAGCAGCCGCCCACGATGGCACCGCCGATGCCGGGTCAGCAGCAGCCGTACCCGGGCCAGCAGCCGTACCCCGGCCAGCAGCCGCCGCAGGCCCCGTACCCGCAGCAGGGTGGTGTCCCGCCGCAGGCCCCGCCGCCGGGCCAGCCGGGCTACCCGGCCCAGCCCGGACAGCCGGCCCAGCCGGGTCAGCCCGGTCCGATGGCCCATCCGGGGCAACCGGGACAGCCGGGTCAGCCCGGTCAGCCCGGCCCGCAGCCCGGCTGGGGCGCCCCGCCGCCCCCGCAGCAGGCCCAGGCCGGACAGCCCGGCCCGCCCCCGGGATGGCAGCAGCCGCAGCCGCCTCAGCAGTGA
- a CDS encoding ABC transporter substrate-binding protein, which translates to MNKQAQQVRHDHHDRTIARPSRRGVRVLLAAGAAAFTLTAGLATPLNPAPQEAQAKADGGKKTLTVALAQSVDSLSPFLATRLVSTSVHRLMYEYLTNYDPKDNHVVPGFATKWESSPDKLTWTYTIRDDSKWSDGEKATAKDAAFTFNKMMTDDAAATANGSFVTNFKKVTAPSDTQLVIELKKPQATMTSLDVPIVPEHVWKDVKDYSKFNNDQKFPIVGNGPFVLTDYKTDQYVKLKVNKDFWRKSKTPQFDEIVFKTYKDQDAAVAALRKGEVSFVAGSPALTPAQAASLKGEKNIKVNEGPGRRFYAIAVNPGARTKDGKKFGDGNKALLDQKVRQALFRSVDTKTIVDKVFQGHAVQGAGYIPPRFNDYFWQPSDGQKLSYDPEAAGKLLDDAGYPLKDGKRVGKDGKPLNFRILCHATDPNDKAVGKYLKEWWGAIGIGLKVDCLDDVSVPWYAGEYDLAFDGWSVNPDPDFVLGIHTCAALPAKAKESAATDNFICDKKFDDLYGQQLAEYDAAKRADVVKDMQSWLYDSGYMNVMAYPNAVEAYRTDQIKSITTMPTAAGNIYGQDGYWSWWSAEPASASDSSDSGSSSSTGVVIGIVIAALLVIGGGVFFAMRRRSTADDRE; encoded by the coding sequence ATGAACAAACAGGCTCAGCAAGTCCGGCACGACCACCACGACAGAACGATCGCCCGCCCCTCCCGGCGCGGCGTACGGGTGCTCCTGGCAGCCGGTGCCGCGGCGTTCACCCTGACGGCCGGCCTGGCCACCCCGCTCAACCCCGCGCCGCAGGAGGCGCAGGCGAAGGCGGACGGCGGGAAGAAGACCCTCACGGTGGCGCTCGCGCAGAGCGTCGACTCGCTGAGCCCGTTCCTGGCGACGCGCCTGGTGAGCACCAGCGTCCACCGGCTGATGTACGAGTACCTCACCAACTACGACCCGAAGGACAACCACGTCGTCCCGGGCTTCGCCACCAAGTGGGAGTCCTCGCCGGACAAGCTGACGTGGACGTACACGATCCGCGACGACTCGAAGTGGTCGGACGGCGAGAAGGCCACCGCCAAGGACGCGGCGTTCACCTTCAACAAGATGATGACGGACGACGCGGCGGCCACCGCCAACGGCTCGTTCGTCACCAACTTCAAGAAGGTCACGGCCCCCAGTGACACCCAGCTGGTCATCGAGCTGAAGAAGCCGCAGGCGACGATGACCTCGCTCGACGTCCCGATCGTGCCGGAGCACGTGTGGAAGGACGTCAAGGACTACTCGAAGTTCAACAACGACCAGAAGTTCCCGATCGTCGGCAACGGCCCGTTCGTCCTCACGGACTACAAGACGGACCAGTACGTGAAGCTGAAGGTCAACAAGGACTTCTGGCGGAAGTCGAAGACGCCGCAGTTCGACGAGATCGTCTTCAAGACCTACAAGGACCAGGACGCCGCGGTCGCCGCGCTGCGCAAGGGCGAGGTCTCCTTCGTCGCCGGCTCCCCCGCCCTGACGCCCGCTCAGGCGGCCTCGCTCAAGGGCGAGAAGAACATCAAGGTGAACGAGGGTCCCGGCCGCCGCTTCTACGCGATCGCCGTGAACCCGGGCGCGCGCACCAAGGACGGCAAGAAGTTCGGCGACGGAAACAAGGCGCTGCTCGACCAGAAGGTCCGCCAGGCGCTGTTCCGCTCCGTCGACACCAAGACGATCGTCGACAAGGTCTTCCAGGGGCACGCCGTGCAGGGCGCGGGCTACATCCCGCCGCGCTTCAACGACTACTTCTGGCAGCCGTCGGACGGTCAGAAGCTGTCGTACGACCCCGAGGCGGCGGGCAAGCTGCTCGACGACGCGGGCTATCCGCTCAAGGACGGCAAGCGGGTCGGCAAGGACGGCAAGCCGCTGAACTTCCGCATCCTGTGTCACGCCACCGACCCGAACGACAAGGCGGTCGGCAAGTACCTGAAGGAGTGGTGGGGCGCGATCGGCATCGGCCTGAAGGTCGACTGCCTCGACGACGTGTCCGTGCCCTGGTACGCGGGTGAGTACGACCTCGCCTTCGACGGCTGGTCGGTGAACCCGGACCCGGACTTCGTGCTCGGCATCCACACGTGTGCGGCGCTGCCCGCGAAGGCCAAGGAGAGCGCGGCCACCGACAACTTCATCTGCGACAAGAAGTTCGACGACCTGTACGGACAGCAGCTCGCCGAGTACGACGCGGCGAAGCGCGCGGACGTCGTCAAGGACATGCAGTCCTGGCTGTACGACTCCGGGTACATGAACGTGATGGCGTACCCGAACGCGGTGGAGGCGTACCGCACGGACCAGATCAAGTCGATCACGACGATGCCCACGGCCGCGGGCAACATCTACGGCCAGGACGGGTACTGGAGCTGGTGGTCGGCGGAGCCGGCGAGCGCCTCCGACAGCTCGGACTCGGGCTCGTCGAGCTCGACCGGGGTCGTGATCGGGATCGTGATCGCCGCACTCCTCGTCATCGGCGGCGGCGTGTTCTTCGCGATGCGGCGCCGGTCCACGGCGGACGATCGGGAGTAG
- a CDS encoding carboxymuconolactone decarboxylase family protein, with protein sequence MEPRLNIFASQSAVGFLKRLVAAHQPLTGSGLPVATQELVKIRASQINGCSGCLDMHVKEAVAAGETPVRLSLVAAWREAKVFTEAERAALELAEEGTRLADAATGVPDEVWERAAKHYDEEQLGALVCLIAGINAFNRLNVMTRQPAGDYQPGMKSPLE encoded by the coding sequence ATGGAACCCCGTCTGAACATCTTCGCCAGCCAGTCCGCCGTCGGATTCCTCAAGCGCCTCGTCGCCGCGCACCAGCCGCTGACCGGTTCCGGCCTGCCCGTCGCGACGCAGGAACTGGTGAAGATCCGCGCCAGCCAGATCAACGGCTGCTCGGGCTGCCTCGACATGCACGTCAAGGAGGCCGTGGCGGCGGGCGAGACGCCGGTCCGGCTCAGCCTCGTCGCGGCGTGGCGCGAGGCGAAGGTCTTCACCGAGGCTGAGCGGGCGGCCCTCGAACTCGCCGAGGAGGGCACGCGCCTGGCGGACGCCGCCACGGGGGTGCCGGACGAGGTCTGGGAGCGTGCCGCCAAGCACTACGACGAGGAACAGCTCGGCGCGCTCGTCTGCCTCATCGCGGGCATCAACGCGTTCAACCGTCTGAACGTGATGACGCGACAGCCTGCCGGCGACTACCAGCCGGGCATGAAGTCGCCGCTGGAATAG
- the eccE gene encoding type VII secretion protein EccE, protein MASATRARSRSQSRSRSGDRSRQGSPQGSPTPSQAPHIPERRGRGARSGGAPYRGAVSPHLKSRSGRGGSFGVQRLVMIELAAALVVCGWVIGTVALIATGAVAALLLLLALVRRRGRSLPEWLGTILALRARKRRAAGVPVPPGTEPGLAPAVECDPSLRTYSYNRGDDRDQRPVGMVGDGGFLTAVLQVESDATALRAERSRRPLPVALVRDALEVDGIRLESAQIVLHTQPAPALHLPQQSVAVSNYAPLQAQTGSPAVRITWIALKLDPELCPEAVAARGGGVVGAQKSLARVAEHLSSRLTGAGFRAGELTEEELVAAVATSACANPMVTAQAGRSEAPQRRTEESGRSWRCDNRRHTTYWVRRWPQLGGGGTTLPQLVAQLTTVPALATTFSLTLAPGDQQDVTLTGHLRITGRSDSELTTARRDLERAARSVRANLVRLDREQLPGVLATLPLGGAR, encoded by the coding sequence ATGGCTTCCGCAACGCGGGCTCGATCGCGGTCGCAATCGAGGTCACGATCGGGTGACCGTTCGCGGCAGGGTTCCCCACAGGGGTCCCCCACTCCTTCACAGGCACCACACATTCCGGAGCGGCGCGGACGCGGTGCGCGGTCCGGCGGCGCTCCGTACCGAGGTGCCGTCTCCCCGCATCTGAAGTCACGCTCGGGCCGCGGCGGCTCGTTCGGCGTGCAGCGGCTCGTGATGATCGAGCTGGCCGCCGCGCTGGTCGTGTGCGGCTGGGTGATCGGCACGGTCGCGCTGATCGCGACGGGCGCGGTCGCCGCCCTGCTCCTGCTGCTGGCGCTCGTACGCCGCCGGGGGCGCTCCCTGCCGGAGTGGCTGGGCACGATCCTCGCCCTGCGCGCCCGTAAGCGGCGCGCGGCGGGCGTGCCGGTGCCGCCGGGCACGGAGCCGGGCCTCGCGCCCGCCGTGGAGTGCGACCCGAGTCTGCGCACGTACAGCTACAACCGGGGCGACGACCGGGACCAGCGTCCCGTCGGCATGGTCGGTGACGGCGGCTTCCTGACCGCGGTGCTCCAGGTCGAGTCGGACGCCACCGCGCTGCGCGCCGAGCGCAGCCGGCGCCCGCTGCCGGTGGCCCTGGTGCGGGACGCGCTGGAGGTCGACGGCATCCGACTGGAGTCGGCGCAGATCGTGCTGCACACCCAGCCGGCGCCCGCGCTGCACCTGCCGCAGCAGTCCGTCGCGGTGAGCAACTACGCGCCGCTGCAGGCCCAGACGGGCTCGCCGGCGGTGCGCATCACCTGGATCGCTTTGAAGCTCGACCCCGAGCTGTGCCCGGAGGCCGTCGCGGCCCGCGGGGGCGGCGTGGTCGGCGCACAGAAGAGCCTCGCGCGCGTGGCCGAGCACCTGTCGAGCCGGCTCACCGGCGCCGGGTTCCGGGCCGGTGAGCTCACCGAGGAGGAGCTGGTCGCCGCGGTCGCCACGTCCGCGTGCGCCAACCCGATGGTGACCGCGCAGGCCGGCCGCAGCGAGGCGCCGCAGCGCCGCACCGAGGAGTCCGGCCGCAGCTGGCGCTGCGACAACCGCCGGCACACGACGTACTGGGTCCGCCGCTGGCCCCAACTGGGCGGCGGGGGCACGACGTTGCCCCAGCTCGTGGCCCAGCTGACCACGGTGCCCGCGCTGGCGACGACGTTCAGCCTGACGCTCGCCCCCGGCGACCAGCAGGACGTGACCCTCACCGGCCACCTGCGCATCACCGGCCGCAGCGACAGTGAACTGACCACCGCGCGCCGGGACTTGGAGCGGGCCGCGCGCAGTGTGCGCGCGAACCTGGTCCGCCTGGACCGCGAGCAACTGCCCGGCGTTCTCGCCACTCTGCCGCTCGGAGGTGCCCGCTGA
- a CDS encoding ABC transporter permease has translation MTTETAPAEGVQKTTSARSLARARKRQSLARFWRSYRSHKGGLWGLGLLVLIALIAVFAPVLVGADAQSVTNAPGGPLEGPSGEFPLGTDQFGRSVLALLVYGARVSLTVGLLAAFLCVAIGTLIGIVAGHFRGWYATVLMRITDWFLVMPTLVLAIALATVMDRSMWTVIIAIGVTTWPTTARLVRAQTLAVESRPYIERARALGGGHGHVMTRHVLPNVMPLVLAQTTMIISSAILTEATLAFLGLSDPTVTSWGGMLQDAREAGAVSAGDWWYLAPPGIAIAVVALSFTLCGRAVESVLNPKLGVRS, from the coding sequence ATGACGACCGAGACCGCGCCCGCCGAGGGCGTGCAGAAGACCACGAGCGCGCGCTCGCTCGCGCGCGCCCGCAAGCGTCAGTCGCTGGCCCGCTTCTGGCGCTCGTACCGCTCCCACAAGGGCGGTCTGTGGGGCCTGGGCCTGCTCGTGCTGATCGCGCTGATCGCCGTGTTCGCGCCCGTGCTCGTCGGCGCGGACGCGCAGAGCGTGACGAACGCGCCGGGCGGGCCGCTGGAGGGCCCGAGCGGGGAGTTCCCGCTCGGCACCGACCAGTTCGGGCGCAGTGTGCTCGCGCTCCTGGTGTACGGGGCGCGGGTGTCGCTCACCGTGGGGCTGCTCGCGGCGTTCCTGTGCGTGGCGATCGGCACCCTCATCGGGATCGTCGCCGGGCACTTCCGCGGCTGGTACGCGACGGTCCTGATGCGGATCACCGACTGGTTCCTGGTGATGCCGACGCTGGTCCTCGCGATCGCGCTCGCGACGGTGATGGACCGCTCGATGTGGACGGTGATCATCGCGATCGGCGTCACGACCTGGCCGACCACCGCCCGCCTCGTGCGCGCGCAGACGCTCGCGGTGGAGTCCCGCCCCTACATCGAGCGGGCCCGGGCGCTGGGCGGCGGCCACGGGCACGTCATGACCCGGCACGTGCTGCCGAACGTGATGCCGCTCGTCCTCGCCCAGACCACGATGATCATCTCCTCGGCGATCCTCACCGAGGCGACCCTCGCGTTCCTCGGCCTGTCCGACCCGACGGTCACGTCCTGGGGCGGCATGCTGCAGGACGCCCGCGAGGCCGGCGCGGTCAGCGCGGGCGACTGGTGGTACCTGGCCCCGCCCGGCATCGCCATCGCCGTCGTCGCGCTGTCGTTCACGCTGTGCGGCCGCGCGGTCGAGTCCGTCCTCAACCCGAAGCTGGGGGTGCGGTCATGA
- a CDS encoding ABC transporter ATP-binding protein, producing MTLLQVKDLAVTYAGGAQAVRGVNLSVEAGQKLGIAGESGCGKSTLALALLRLLPAGTKVSGEILLDGEDVLAMKWGQVRAVRWAGASIVFQGAMHSLNAVHRIGDQIAEPILLHKKATPAGARKKVAELLEHVGLPAARADAYPHELSGGQRQRVMIAMALACDPALIIADEPTTALDVMIQAQILRLIEQLVAEQDLGLVMISHDLAVLSDTCDRLAVMYAGRVVEEGPADQVYENAVHPYGKALSAAFPTIGDPASRFAPRGLPGDPPDPSALPSGCTFHPRCPVALEVCATQDQELLDAGSGRRAACVHVGSGTGADTGPGPGESVEARSTTA from the coding sequence ATGACACTGCTTCAGGTGAAGGACCTCGCGGTGACGTACGCGGGCGGCGCCCAGGCCGTGCGCGGGGTGAACCTGTCCGTGGAGGCCGGCCAGAAGCTCGGCATCGCGGGCGAGTCCGGCTGCGGCAAGTCGACGCTCGCGCTCGCGCTGCTGCGGCTGCTGCCCGCGGGCACGAAGGTGTCGGGCGAGATCCTGCTCGACGGCGAGGACGTCCTCGCGATGAAGTGGGGCCAGGTCCGCGCCGTGCGCTGGGCGGGCGCCTCGATCGTGTTCCAGGGCGCGATGCACTCGCTGAACGCCGTGCACCGCATCGGCGACCAGATCGCCGAGCCGATCCTGCTGCACAAGAAGGCGACACCGGCGGGTGCGAGGAAGAAGGTCGCCGAGCTGCTCGAGCACGTGGGGCTCCCGGCGGCCCGCGCCGACGCCTATCCGCACGAGCTGTCCGGCGGGCAGCGCCAGCGCGTGATGATCGCCATGGCGCTCGCCTGCGATCCGGCGCTGATCATCGCCGACGAGCCGACGACCGCCCTGGACGTGATGATCCAGGCCCAGATCCTGCGCCTGATCGAGCAGTTGGTCGCCGAGCAGGACCTCGGCCTCGTCATGATCAGCCACGACCTCGCGGTCCTCTCCGACACCTGCGACCGGCTCGCCGTGATGTACGCGGGCCGCGTCGTCGAGGAGGGCCCGGCGGACCAGGTGTACGAGAACGCGGTGCACCCCTACGGAAAGGCCCTGTCGGCGGCGTTCCCGACGATCGGCGACCCGGCGTCCCGGTTCGCGCCGCGCGGGCTGCCCGGCGACCCGCCGGACCCGTCGGCGCTGCCGTCCGGCTGCACGTTCCATCCGCGCTGCCCGGTGGCGCTGGAGGTGTGCGCGACGCAGGACCAGGAGCTGCTGGACGCGGGGTCCGGCCGGCGGGCGGCGTGTGTACATGTCGGCTCGGGGACGGGGGCCGACACCGGCCCCGGTCCGGGCGAGTCGGTCGAGGCGAGGAGCACCACGGCATGA